gtctcagtgtgtgttacctggtgtgtgtgtgtgtctcagtgtgtgttacctgctgtgtgtgtgtctcagtgtgtgttacctggtgtgtgtctgtctcagtgtgtgttacctggtgtgtgggtgtgtctcagtgtgtgttacttggtgtgtgtgtgtgtgtgtctcagtgtgtgttacctggtgtgtgtgtgtgtctcagtgtgtgttacttggtgtgtgtgtctcagtgtgtgttacttggtgtgtgtgtgtgtgtgtgttacctggtgtgtgtgtgtgtctcagtgtgtgtctcagtgtgtgtgtgtgtctcagtgtgtgttacctggtgtgtgtgtgtgtgtctcagtgtgtgttacctgctgtgtgtgtgtctcagtgtgtgttacctggtgtgtgtgtgtgtgtctcagtgtgtgttacctggtgtgtgtgtgtgtctcagtgtgtgttacctgctgtgtgtgtgtctcagtgtgtgttacctggtgtgtgtctgtctcagtgtgtgttacctggtgtgtgtgtgtgtgtctcagtgtgtgttacctggtgtgtgtgtgtctcagtgtgtgttacctgctgtgtgtgtgtgtctcagtgtgtgttacctggtgtgtgtgtgtgtgtgtctcagtgtgtgttacctggtgtgtgtgtctcagtgtgtgttacctgctgtgtgtgtgtctcagtgtgtattacctggtgtgtgtctgtctcagtgtgtgttacctggtgtgtgtgtgtgtgtctaagtgtgtgttacctggtgtgtgtgtgtgtctcagtgtgtgttaccttctgtgtgtgtgtctcagtgtgtgttacctggtgtgtgtgtgtgtctcagtgtgtgttacctgctgtgtgtgtgtctcagtgtgtgttacctggtgtgtgtctgtctcagtgtgtgttacctggtgtgtgtgtgtgtctcagtgtgtgttacttggtgtgtgtgtgtgtgtgtctcagtgtgtgttacctggtgtgtgtgtgtgtctcagtgtgtgttacttggtgtgtgtgtctcagtgtgtgttacttggtgtgtgtgtgtgtgtttacctggttgtgtgtgtgtctcagtgtgtgtctcagtgtgtgtgtgtgtctcagtgtgtgttacctggtgtgtgtgtgtgtgtctcagtgtgtgttacctgctgtgtgtgtgtctcagtgtgtgttacctggtgtgtgtgtgtgtgtctcagtgtgtgttacctggtgtgtgtgtgtgtctcagtgtgtgttacctgctgtgtgtgtgtctcagtgtgtgttacctggtgtgtgtctgtctcagtgtgtgttacctggtgtgtgtgtgtgtgtctcagtgtgtgttacctggtgtgtgtgtgtctcagtgtgtgttacctgctgtgtgtgtgtgtctcagtgtgtgttacctggtgtgtgtgtgtgtgtctcagtgtgtgttacctggtgtgtgtgtctcagtgtgtgttacctgctgtgtgtgtgtctcagtgtgtattacctggtgtgtgtctgtctcagtgtgtgttacctggtgtgtgtgtgtgtgtctaagtgtgtgttacctggtgtgtgtgtgtgtctcagtgtgtgttaccttctgtgtgtgtgtctcagtgtgtgttacctgctgtgtgtgtgtctcagtgtgtgttacctgctgtgtgtgtgtctcagtgtgtgttaacctggtgtgtgtgtgtgtctcagtgtgtgttacctgctgtgtgtgtgtgtctcagtgtgtgttacctgctgtGTGGTTGGTCCCTGCAGAGCTCTATATTAGGTCTATGGGTGCGTTCCTCCAGCCTGGACTGAGCCACTCTGAGGGGGGCTCTCTTCGCCCAGATGGACCCCTCCAAATCTGAGATGGTACGCTCCGTCTGATGCATCTCCTGCAGggtctggagagagatggagagggagaggggggtcagcacacagaacacacacacaccacaatgaaaatacacacacagcccccccccccccaccttggcCAGGTGCTGCTGTAGCGTGTTCCTAGCGTGTGTGGTCTGGTTGACACGGAGTGTGAAGGCGGCGTTGACACGGTTGTACTGAGACCACATGTCTCTCGCCGCGGCAACCAGGGTTCCCTCCACCAGCTCCGTTAGCTCCCGCGTGGCTCGCCTCTCTGACGCCGACGTCCCGATGTTGTCCTCCGAATACTGAACCCAAGACACCGGCACTGAGACactacagggagggaggagggacaaaTCACATGTTGTCCTCCTGAATACTGAACCCAAGACACTGAGACactacagggagggaggagggacaaaTCACATGTTGTCAGAGTGTCCTTAGTGTGTCGCATCTGGTTGAATGAAGTGTTGGAGAAAACCGTGTGAGATTCTGTTACCTGGTATCTACCAGGCTGAGGTCAGGGTAATAGCTGGTAGCAGGAGAACAGTTGGTCAGTGTTACCTGGTATCTACCAGGCTGAGGTCAGGGTAATAGCTGGTAGCAGGAGAACAGTTGGTCAGTGTTACCTGGTATCTACCAGGCTGAGGTCAGGGTAATAGCTGGTAGCAGGAGTACAGTTGGTCAGTGTTACCTGGTATCTACCAGGCTGAGGTCAGGGTAATAGCTGGTAGCAGGAGAACAGTTGGTCAGTGTTACCTGGTATCTACCAGGCTGAGGTCAGGGTAATAGCTGGTAGCAGGAGAACAGTTGGTCAGTGTTACCTGGTATCTACCAGGCTGAGGTCAGGGTAATAGCTGGTAGCAGGAGAACAGTTGGTCAGTGTTACCTGGTATCTACCAGGCTGAGGTCAGGGTAATACCTGGTAGCAGGAGAACAGTTGGTCAGTGTTACCTGGTATCTACCAGGCTGAGGTCAGGGTAATAGCTGGTAGCAGGAGAACAGTTGGTCAGTGTTACCTGGTATCTACCAGGCTGAGGTCAGGGTAATAGCTGGTAGCAGGAGAACAGTTGGTCAGTGTTACCTGGTATCTACCAGGCTGAGGTCAGGGTAATAACTGGTAGCAGGAGAACAGTTGGTCAGTGTTACCTGGTATCTACCAGGCTGAGGTCAGGGTAATAGCTGGTAGCAGGAGAACAGTTGGTCAGTGTTACCTGGTATCTACCAGGCTGAGGGTCAGGGTAATAACTGGTAGCAGGAGAACAGTGGTCAGTGTTACCTGGTATCTACCAGGCTGAGGTCAGGGTAATAGCTGGTAGCAGGAGAACAGTGGGTCAGTGTTACCTGGTATCTACCAGGCTGAGGTCAGGGTAATAGCTGGTAGCAGGAGAACAGTTGGTCAGTGTTACCTGGTATCTACCAGGCTGAGGTCAGGGGTAATAACTGGTAGCAGGAGAACAGTTGGTCAGTGTTACCTGGTATCTACCAGGCTGAGGTCAGAGTAATAGCTGGTAGCAGGAGAACAGTTGGTCAGTGTTACCTGGTATCTACCAGGCTGAGGTCAGGGTAATAGCTGGTAGCAGGGAGTACAGTTGGTCAGTGTTACCTGGTATCTACCAGGCTGAGGTCAGGGGTAAATAGCTGTAGCAGGAGAACAGTTGGTCAGTGTTACCTGGTATCTACCAGGCTGAGGTCAGGGTAATACCTGGTAGCAGGAGAACAGTTGGTCAGTGTTACCTGGTATCTACCAGGCTGAGGTCAGGGTAATAGCTGGTAGCAGGAGAAACAGTTGGTCAGTGTTACCTGGTATCTACCAGGCTGAGGTCAGGGTAATAACTGGTAGCAGGAGAACAGTTGGTCAGTGTACCTGGTATCTACCAGGCTGAGGTCAGGGTAATAGCTGGTAGCAGGAGAACAGTTGGTCAGTGTTACCTGGTATCTACCAGGCTGAGGTCAGCGGTAATAGCTGGTAGCAGGAGAACAGTTGGTCAGTGTTACCTGGTATCTACCAGGCTGAGGTCAGGGTAATAGCTGGTAGCAGGAGAACAGTTGGTCAGTGTACCTGGTATCTACCAGGCTGAGGTTCAGGGTAATAgcggtagcagggagaacagttgGTCAGTGTTACCTGGTATCTACCAGGCTGAGGTCAGGGTAATAACTGGTAGCAGGAGAACAGTTGGTCAGTGTTACCTGGTATCTACCAGGCTGAGGGTCAGGGTAATAGCTGGTAGCAGGAGAACAGTTGGGTCAGTGTTACCTGGTATCTACCAGGCTGAGGTCAGGGTAATAGCTGTAGCAGGAGAACAGTTGGTCAGGTGTTACCTGGTATCTACCAGGCTGAGGTCAGGGTAATAACTGGTAGCAGGAGAACAGTTGGTCAGTGTTACCTGGTATCTACCAGGCTGAGGTCAGGGTAATAGCTGGTAGCAGGAGAACAGTTGGTCAGTGTTACCTGGTATCTACCAGGCTGAGGTCAGGGTAATAGCTGGTAGCAGGAGAAACAGTTGGTCAGTGTTACCTGGTATCTACCAGGCTGAGGTCAGGGTAATagctggtagcagagagaacagttggTCAGTGTTGGATCCAGGGTAATACCTGGTAGCAGGGATACAGTTGGTCAGTGTTTACCATGGTATCTACCAGGCTATGTCAGGTAATAGCTGGTATCAGAAACAGTTGGTCAGTGGTTACCTGGTATCTACAAACCAGGCTTAGGTCAGGTATACTGGAGCGGATGAACAGTTGGTCCGTGTTACCTTGTGGTATCTACGAGGCTGAGGTCAGGGTAATAGCTGTAATCCTGAGAACAGTTGGCAGTGGTTACCTGGTATCTACCCAGGCTGAGTCCCAGGGTAATAACGGGTAGCAGGAGAACAGTTGGTCGTGTTACCTGTTCTAACCAGGCTGAGGTCAGGGTATAGCGGTAGCAGGAGAACATTGGTCAGTGTTACCTGTATCTACTCCCCCACAGGCTGAGGTCAGGGTAATAGCTGGTAGCAGGAGAACAGTTGGTCAGTGTTACCTGGTAATCTACCAGGCTGAGGTCAGGGTAATAAATGGTAGCAGGAGAACAGTTGGTCAGTGTTACCTGGTATCTACCAGGCTGAGGTCAGGGTAATAGCTGGTAGCAGGAGAACAGTTGGTCAGTGTTACCTGGTATCTACCAGGCTGAGGTCAGGGTAATAACTGGTAGCAGGAGAACAGTTGGTCAGTGTTACCTGGTATCTACCAGGCTGAGGTCAGGGTAATAGCTGGTAGCAGGAGAACAGTTGGTCAGTGTTACCTGGTATCTACCAGGCTGAGATCAGGGTAATAGCTGGTAGCAGGAGAACAGTTgggtcagtgtgtgacagtggctGTCGATCTGGAGAGCTCTGTGTTTATCATCCATGTCTCTTTCCAACTGGTGCTGCACTCTCCTGTTGgacctgcgcacacacacacacacacacgcgcacgcacacacacacacacatacacacacacacacgcacacacacacacacacacacacacaaacacacattaagTCATCCATTAGATTTCCTTTAGtttaattaaaccaatttgtaaTGTGAAGTGCAATTAGTTGGAGTTTCTCTATAGGAAAAGATTTACAGAATGGTTTATCTATCGTTGCTATTGGCAAGAAATCTCCAGTTATTACTTATTCCAGTTAGCCAGCCCCTACCACGTTATCATCAAGTGTTAAGTCAGACTTATTCCAGTTAGCCAGCCCCTGCCACGTTATCATTGAGTCTGACTTATTCCAGTTAGCCAGCCCCTACCACGTTATTGTTGAGTCTGACTTATTCCAGTTAGCCAGCCCCTACCACGTTATCATTGAGTCAGACTTATTCCAGTTAGCCACCCCCTACCACGTTATTGTTGAGACTGACTTATTCCAGTTAGCCAGC
This genomic window from Oncorhynchus kisutch isolate 150728-3 unplaced genomic scaffold, Okis_V2 scaffold2622, whole genome shotgun sequence contains:
- the LOC116370579 gene encoding tektin-3, producing the protein VSVPVSWVQYSEDNIGTSASERRATRELTELVEGTLVAAARDMWSQYNRVNAAFTLRVNQTTHARNTLQQHLAKTLQEMHQTERTISDLEGSIWAKRAPLRVAQSRLEERTHRPNIELCRDQPHSRLLSEVSGLQDTVLSLRQRLSEAQATLQQLAGCKSVLEQELYTKAHSLFIDQERCLGLRKTYPSTPRLVGYT